A region of Longimicrobium sp. DNA encodes the following proteins:
- a CDS encoding DMT family transporter — translation MCFILGLDRTQAGHASLMLALTPIMTAFLSMLTGHEKPGPRTWGGASLSILGVALVSGATLRVEGREALVGNAILVTASAAWACYTVGARPIVRKYGSIRTTAWTLWVGAVGLVVAGSPALSRQDWGAVDGRAWGGMLFSATFAIGLAYLIWYRGVERIGNTRTAIYSNLTPVVALMAGAVLLNERPSALALMGAALTLAGVMIVRTDPGSAG, via the coding sequence ATGTGCTTCATCCTGGGGCTGGACCGCACCCAGGCGGGGCACGCCAGCCTGATGCTGGCGCTTACGCCCATCATGACGGCGTTCCTCTCCATGCTCACCGGGCACGAGAAGCCGGGGCCGCGCACCTGGGGCGGCGCGTCGCTCTCCATCCTGGGCGTGGCGCTGGTCAGCGGGGCGACGCTGCGGGTGGAAGGGCGCGAGGCGCTGGTCGGCAACGCCATCCTGGTGACCGCGTCGGCCGCCTGGGCGTGCTACACCGTGGGCGCGCGGCCCATCGTGCGGAAGTACGGCAGCATCCGCACGACGGCATGGACGCTGTGGGTGGGGGCCGTGGGGCTGGTGGTGGCGGGAAGCCCGGCCCTGTCGCGCCAGGACTGGGGCGCGGTGGACGGGCGGGCGTGGGGCGGCATGCTCTTTTCGGCCACGTTCGCCATCGGCCTGGCGTACCTGATCTGGTATCGCGGGGTGGAGCGGATCGGGAACACGCGCACCGCCATCTACAGCAACCTCACCCCCGTGGTGGCGCTGATGGCCGGCGCCGTGCTGCTGAACGAGCGCCCCTCGGCCCTGGCGCTGATGGGCGCGGCGCTCACGCTGGCGGGGGTGATGATCGTCCGCACCGACCCGGGTTCGGCGGGATAG
- a CDS encoding DUF5131 family protein yields MGANTKIEWCDHTFNPWIGCQRVSPGCVNCYAEHTNTYVRVQRAGGNELWGPKGARHVTSDANWRKPLAWNRLAAGNRTTAWALDKVHVRPRVFCASLADVFEDRPDLVAPRARLFALIQATPELDWLLLTKRPENMVRLAQASGWEGDWPANVWAGCTVEDQQRADERIAHLLAVPAAVRFLSCEPLLGPVDLKGSLYRNGMWVDPVKRMGESAVARLLKLPSDAHRRAVLDFFCRTCGRHLPDAGDCPTCDDLPDAYNAEHGR; encoded by the coding sequence ATGGGAGCGAATACGAAAATCGAGTGGTGCGATCACACGTTCAATCCGTGGATCGGTTGCCAGCGGGTGAGCCCCGGCTGCGTGAACTGCTATGCGGAGCACACGAATACGTACGTCCGCGTCCAGCGCGCGGGCGGCAACGAATTGTGGGGGCCGAAGGGTGCCCGCCACGTCACCAGCGACGCCAACTGGCGAAAGCCGCTCGCGTGGAACCGATTGGCGGCTGGTAACCGCACGACCGCGTGGGCGTTGGACAAGGTGCACGTGCGCCCCCGCGTGTTCTGCGCGTCGCTGGCCGACGTGTTCGAGGACCGCCCCGACCTGGTGGCGCCGCGCGCGCGGCTGTTCGCGTTGATCCAGGCCACGCCGGAGCTGGACTGGCTACTACTCACCAAGCGTCCCGAGAACATGGTGCGGCTGGCGCAGGCGTCCGGCTGGGAAGGCGACTGGCCCGCGAACGTGTGGGCCGGGTGCACCGTGGAAGATCAGCAGCGCGCGGACGAGCGGATCGCGCACCTGCTGGCCGTGCCCGCCGCCGTACGCTTCCTCTCATGCGAGCCGCTGCTTGGACCCGTGGACCTGAAGGGCAGCCTCTACCGCAACGGCATGTGGGTGGACCCGGTGAAGCGCATGGGCGAATCGGCCGTCGCCCGCCTGCTGAAACTGCCCAGTGACGCACACCGCCGCGCCGTGCTGGACTTCTTCTGCCGGACGTGCGGTCGCCATCTCCCAGACGCGGGTGATTGTCCCACGTGCGACGATCTGCCCGACGCCTACAACGCGGAGCATGGCCGATGA
- a CDS encoding trimeric intracellular cation channel family protein — protein MADGREAVIISRATQLSSTGGRTVIPYYLDLLGVFVFAISGALAAGRKSLDLLGVVVIAVVTAVGGGTVRDLLLDRHPIFWIADPAYIVVITVASLATVAWTRRFRPPHNTLLIADALGLALFAIAGAQVAQDAGLSAPLVVMMGAITGTAGGMVRDVLTNEIPLILRPAMDLYATAAMAGIGLYLALEAIGAPRAHAAITGMVAIALLRFLAIHRGLRLPVFSLPPDVRDEPTALADVER, from the coding sequence ATGGCGGATGGCCGCGAAGCCGTTATCATCTCCCGCGCGACGCAGCTTTCCTCCACGGGCGGACGAACGGTGATCCCCTACTACCTGGACCTGCTCGGCGTGTTCGTGTTCGCCATCAGCGGCGCGCTGGCGGCGGGGCGCAAGAGCCTGGACCTGCTGGGCGTGGTGGTGATCGCGGTGGTGACCGCGGTGGGCGGGGGCACCGTGCGCGACCTGCTGCTGGACCGGCACCCCATCTTCTGGATCGCCGATCCGGCCTACATCGTGGTCATCACCGTGGCTTCGCTCGCCACCGTGGCGTGGACGAGGCGCTTTCGCCCGCCGCACAACACGCTGCTGATCGCCGACGCGCTCGGGCTCGCGCTGTTCGCCATCGCGGGCGCGCAGGTGGCGCAGGATGCGGGGCTCTCCGCGCCGCTGGTGGTGATGATGGGCGCCATCACGGGAACGGCGGGCGGCATGGTTCGCGACGTCCTGACGAACGAGATCCCGCTGATCCTGCGTCCCGCGATGGACCTGTACGCCACCGCGGCCATGGCCGGCATCGGGCTGTACCTGGCGCTGGAGGCCATCGGTGCGCCGCGCGCGCACGCGGCGATCACGGGGATGGTGGCCATCGCCCTGCTGCGCTTCCTCGCCATCCACCGCGGCCTTCGCCTTCCCGTCTTCAGCCTGCCCCCCGACGTCCGCGACGAACCGACCGCTCTCGCGGACGTCGAGCGCTGA
- a CDS encoding tyrosine-type recombinase/integrase: protein MSIKERRDGYLGYERRRKGLRGGRIDISLGTKKRAEGAKLARALDTLLDLEAFDVVEAVRAGTLTVRQVAEAAGDVDSLRVALNPAPVDSEAADSPAIVPLPDLSLAALAESVVAEKGATRSGGTKEVYERGTRALLRFFGPERELHTITIAECRDFLYSPKPTRHPQNPPRVWSPNSQRSAYDVATFLWRRALSVEAEASRMHGFTPRLVANPWKEVTPADRKTTRHSFLSHEEFAVLIRKHRGHPLCAALATCTLAGLRARELTHLRTDIDMVLGDSAAASVIHVQSREGEHGWDTKNPNSVRTVPVHEDLYPLLVEHRESGYAGRRYFFRTSRADKPLGYWTLRDSAQSGFEAVGLRYGREGDALTLHSLRHTFASWLAQEGVASRDIARLMGNTADEVDRTYAHLMPSDDRRILGRMGNPLSGEKSGVSPSTR, encoded by the coding sequence ATGAGCATCAAGGAACGCCGGGACGGCTACCTCGGCTACGAGCGTCGCCGCAAAGGGCTGCGCGGCGGTCGCATCGACATCAGCCTCGGCACCAAGAAGCGGGCAGAGGGGGCGAAGCTGGCGCGCGCGCTGGACACGTTGCTGGACCTTGAGGCGTTCGACGTGGTGGAGGCAGTGCGCGCCGGGACGCTGACGGTGCGCCAGGTGGCCGAGGCCGCGGGCGACGTGGATTCCCTGCGCGTCGCGCTGAACCCTGCCCCGGTGGATAGCGAGGCGGCGGACAGCCCCGCCATCGTGCCGTTGCCGGACCTGTCGCTCGCGGCGCTGGCAGAATCCGTCGTGGCTGAGAAGGGTGCTACGCGGTCAGGCGGCACCAAGGAGGTCTACGAGCGTGGAACCCGCGCCCTGTTGCGGTTCTTCGGCCCCGAACGCGAGCTGCACACGATCACGATTGCCGAGTGCCGCGATTTCCTCTACTCGCCCAAGCCGACCCGGCACCCCCAGAACCCCCCGCGGGTGTGGTCGCCCAACAGCCAGCGTTCGGCGTACGACGTGGCGACGTTCCTGTGGCGGCGTGCGCTGTCGGTAGAAGCCGAAGCATCGCGCATGCACGGCTTCACGCCGCGGCTCGTCGCGAACCCCTGGAAAGAGGTTACGCCCGCCGACCGGAAGACCACGCGACACAGCTTCCTTTCGCACGAAGAGTTCGCCGTGCTGATCCGCAAGCACCGGGGCCATCCGCTGTGCGCCGCCCTGGCTACGTGCACGCTCGCCGGCCTTCGGGCTCGCGAGCTGACGCACCTGCGCACCGACATCGACATGGTGCTCGGGGACTCTGCAGCCGCTTCCGTGATCCACGTGCAGAGTAGGGAAGGCGAGCACGGATGGGACACCAAGAACCCCAACAGCGTCCGCACGGTGCCGGTGCACGAAGACCTATACCCGCTGCTGGTGGAGCACCGGGAAAGCGGCTACGCCGGTCGCCGCTACTTCTTCCGTACGTCCCGCGCCGACAAGCCGCTCGGCTACTGGACCCTGCGCGACAGCGCCCAGTCGGGTTTCGAGGCGGTGGGGCTTCGGTACGGGCGGGAGGGCGACGCGCTCACACTCCACAGCCTGCGGCACACGTTCGCGTCGTGGCTCGCCCAAGAAGGCGTAGCGAGTCGCGACATCGCCCGGCTCATGGGCAACACGGCGGACGAGGTGGACAGAACGTATGCCCACCTGATGCCCAGCGACGACCGTAGAATCCTCGGCAGGATGGGCAACCCGTTATCCGGTGAAAAGTCCGGCGTTTCACCTTCAACCCGATAA
- a CDS encoding CbiX/SirB N-terminal domain-containing protein, translated as MQALIIIGHGSHLNAESSAPVYAHAAAIRRTGVFDEVRECFWKEEPSMREVFDLVEADEVYVVPLFISEGYFTEEVIPRELGLSGPAPSVTRKLGKTIHYTGPVGTHPSMAEMILRRAEETAGLDAERARRAGLIIIGHGTERNSNSSEVIYRVSRQAGEAGVFGHVKTGFLDQEPEVGAVLDGMEEDTVVLVPFFVAEGWHTQETIPDDLGINRPAVTTVTEKDGRVIFYAAPVGTFPEIAEIVLQRAREAGAQVPEGVRVTEAAGV; from the coding sequence TTGCAGGCTTTGATCATCATCGGCCACGGCTCGCACCTGAACGCCGAGAGCAGCGCGCCCGTCTACGCCCACGCCGCGGCCATCCGCCGCACCGGGGTGTTCGACGAGGTGCGCGAGTGCTTCTGGAAGGAAGAGCCCTCCATGCGCGAGGTGTTCGACCTGGTGGAGGCCGACGAGGTGTACGTGGTACCCCTCTTCATCTCCGAGGGCTACTTCACCGAAGAGGTGATCCCGCGCGAGCTGGGGCTTTCCGGCCCGGCCCCGTCCGTCACCCGCAAGCTGGGGAAGACCATCCACTACACCGGCCCGGTGGGTACCCACCCGTCCATGGCGGAAATGATCCTGCGCCGCGCCGAAGAGACGGCGGGGCTGGATGCGGAGCGGGCGCGCCGGGCGGGGCTCATCATCATTGGCCACGGGACGGAGCGGAACAGCAACTCGTCGGAGGTCATCTACCGCGTCAGCCGCCAGGCCGGCGAGGCGGGGGTGTTCGGCCACGTGAAGACGGGCTTTCTGGACCAGGAGCCGGAAGTCGGCGCCGTGCTGGACGGGATGGAGGAAGACACCGTAGTGCTCGTGCCCTTCTTCGTCGCGGAGGGGTGGCACACGCAGGAAACCATTCCCGACGACCTGGGGATCAACCGTCCGGCGGTGACCACGGTGACGGAAAAGGACGGCAGGGTGATCTTCTACGCCGCGCCGGTGGGCACCTTTCCCGAGATCGCCGAGATCGTGCTGCAGCGCGCGCGAGAGGCGGGGGCGCAGGTGCCCGAAGGCGTTCGGGTGACCGAGGCCGCGGGTGTCTGA
- a CDS encoding DR2241 family protein, with the protein MSDAREVRGSHAPGGMAAAREALVAWVNEEPAGRVFLQVRLLHMGDGRYEIRHVRDVRRSLESLETVTADPYAAIGIGQTTNSGDHRPLKTSPNLRQGWALVDLDARALWTALDYLYPACAMHWHAGRQSTLRVTHWNEVAARQTGMYGAVKLLPAPVVRNTVRACCGDEVCLRRVAWDVDTETPLALPTEGEAEGERVPCPEACSMFISFARQVLVQERAPRLELPGLGRLAAEEIEQVRSVVAAAATGQSHLAREGEFGDPTNVRRMRYLALRLAEEKERVGELPAAELPCE; encoded by the coding sequence GTGTCTGACGCGCGCGAGGTGCGCGGATCGCACGCGCCGGGCGGGATGGCCGCCGCGCGCGAGGCGCTGGTGGCGTGGGTGAACGAGGAGCCGGCGGGGCGCGTCTTCCTGCAGGTGCGCCTCCTTCATATGGGCGACGGACGATACGAGATCCGCCACGTTCGAGACGTGCGGCGTTCGCTGGAGTCGCTGGAAACGGTGACGGCAGACCCGTACGCCGCCATCGGGATCGGCCAGACGACCAACTCGGGAGACCACCGCCCGCTGAAGACGTCGCCCAACCTGCGGCAGGGCTGGGCGCTGGTGGACCTGGACGCGCGGGCGCTGTGGACGGCGCTGGACTACCTGTACCCGGCCTGCGCGATGCACTGGCACGCGGGGCGGCAATCCACGTTGCGGGTGACGCATTGGAACGAGGTGGCGGCGCGGCAGACCGGCATGTACGGCGCGGTGAAGCTGCTGCCCGCGCCGGTGGTGCGGAACACGGTCCGCGCCTGCTGCGGCGACGAGGTGTGCCTGCGGCGGGTGGCGTGGGACGTGGACACGGAAACGCCGCTCGCGCTTCCGACGGAAGGGGAGGCCGAGGGAGAACGGGTGCCGTGCCCCGAGGCGTGCTCCATGTTCATCTCCTTCGCCCGCCAGGTGCTGGTGCAGGAGCGCGCGCCCCGGCTGGAGCTGCCAGGCCTGGGGCGGCTGGCGGCGGAAGAGATCGAGCAGGTGCGGTCGGTGGTTGCCGCGGCGGCCACGGGGCAGAGCCATCTTGCGCGCGAGGGCGAGTTCGGCGACCCCACCAACGTGCGGCGGATGCGGTACCTGGCCCTGCGGCTGGCGGAGGAAAAGGAGCGCGTAGGCGAACTGCCGGCCGCCGAGCTGCCGTGCGAG